From one Phocoena sinus isolate mPhoSin1 chromosome 6, mPhoSin1.pri, whole genome shotgun sequence genomic stretch:
- the C6H8orf58 gene encoding uncharacterized protein C8orf58 homolog isoform X3 produces the protein MLGRRRVFAVEPLGGRDGAGEDLARGCVVPGVTSTYRRIPDAAPGWSADSCKGHGRLRAPGRQVPLLQLASQDSGVEMVVGDRSLATSPGLSQDSLNSEPMQNAEPLALGAMEPPARLSRLLASRKLEQVLERSRQLPTSSASLSHYRSPKPPSNSEYEMPLFGAGGQEATKAESVLEAGLEEAEVVGGLGPEAWACLPGQGLRYLEHLCLVLEQMARLQQLCLQLQTQRAPGVSELWAVGPAGRQVSGGCRGWGGPLEPGLPSEQPQPSSQALKAHLSCAQDRKEEEPALAPSPPPSHAPGSEVHGRWERLSQTEETGASTASPPKRDLSHWNKVKVLLNRIRWRSPRPAEAAAPPDGSAPRIASRDLPERPPGQTLRKTFMPSLVVKKQRAKNLTVC, from the exons ATGCTGGGCCGGCGGCGCGTCTTCGCCGTGGAGCCGCTGGGCGGCCGGG ATGGGGCTGGCGAGGACCTGGCACGTGGTTGTGTAGTGCCTGGAGTCACCAGCACCTACAGACGGATCCCGGATGCCGCTCCGGGGTGGTCGGCAGACTCCTGCAAGGGGCATGGCCGGCTGAGAGCACCTGGGAGGCAGGTGCCGCTTCTCCAACTGGCCTCCCAGGACTCAGGAGTGGAGATGGTGGTTGGGGACAGGTCCCTAGCCACCTCACCGGGCCTTTCTCAAGACTCTCTGAACTCTGAGCCCATGCAGAACGCTGAGCCCCTGGCCCTGGGTGCCATGGAGCCTCCTGCCCGCCTAAGCCGGCTTCTAGCCAGCCGTAAGCTGGAGCAGGTGCTGGAGCGGTCCCGCCAGCTCCCGACTTCCTCTGCCAGCTTGTCACATTACCGCTCCCCAAAGCCGCCAAGCAACTCTGAGTATGAAATGCCCCTTTTTGGAGCAGGAGGACAGGAGGCCACCAAGGCAGAGAGTGTCCTAGAGGCAGGCCTGGAAGAAGCAGAGGTG GTGGGGGGCTTGGGGCCTGAAGCCTGGGCCTGCCTCCCAGGGCAGGGTCTTCGCTACCTGGAACACCTGTGCCTGGTGCTGGAGCAGATGGCGAGGCTGCAGCAGCTCTGCCTGCAGCTGCAGACTCAGAGGGCCCCTGGGGTGAGTGAGCTGTGGGCAGTCGGGCCAGCGGGCAGGCAGGTGAGTGGGGGATGCAGAGGATGGGGGGGACCCCTGGAACCAGGACTCCCTTCAGAACAGCCTCAGCCCTCTAGCCAGGCCCTGAAAGCCCATCTCTCCTGTGCACAGGATCGTAAAGAGGAGGAGCCGGCCCTGGCGCCTTCACCTCCACCCTCTCACGCCCCGGGCAGTGAGGTACACGGGCGGTGGGAGCGGCTCAGCCAGACAGAGGAGACAG GAGCAAGCACAGCTTCACCCCCAAAG CGGGATCTCTCCCACTGGAACAAGGTCAAGGTCCTGCTCAACCGGATCCGGTGGAGGAGCCCTCGACCTGCTGAAGCCGCTGCCCCTCCTGATGGCTCTGCCCCCAG GATTGCATCAAGGGACCTCCCTGAAAGGCCTCCAGGCCAAACCCTCCGGAAGACCTTTATGCCATCATTAGTGGTTAAGAAGCAACGAGCAAAAAACCTTACTGTATGCTGA
- the C6H8orf58 gene encoding uncharacterized protein C8orf58 homolog isoform X11: MVVGDRSLATSPGLSQDSLNSEPMQNAEPLALGAMEPPARLSRLLASRKLEQVLERSRQLPTSSASLSHYRSPKPPSNSEYEMPLFGAGGQEATKAESVLEAGLEEAEVVGGLGPEAWACLPGQGLRYLEHLCLVLEQMARLQQLCLQLQTQRAPGDRKEEEPALAPSPPPSHAPGSEVHGRWERLSQTEETGASTASPPKVGVPSASPSRLSEALAEPAHTFPSSQGHRRDLSHWNKVKVLLNRIRWRSPRPAEAAAPPDGSAPRIASRDLPERPPGQTLRKTFMPSLVVKKQRAKNLTVC, encoded by the exons ATGGTGGTTGGGGACAGGTCCCTAGCCACCTCACCGGGCCTTTCTCAAGACTCTCTGAACTCTGAGCCCATGCAGAACGCTGAGCCCCTGGCCCTGGGTGCCATGGAGCCTCCTGCCCGCCTAAGCCGGCTTCTAGCCAGCCGTAAGCTGGAGCAGGTGCTGGAGCGGTCCCGCCAGCTCCCGACTTCCTCTGCCAGCTTGTCACATTACCGCTCCCCAAAGCCGCCAAGCAACTCTGAGTATGAAATGCCCCTTTTTGGAGCAGGAGGACAGGAGGCCACCAAGGCAGAGAGTGTCCTAGAGGCAGGCCTGGAAGAAGCAGAGGTG GTGGGGGGCTTGGGGCCTGAAGCCTGGGCCTGCCTCCCAGGGCAGGGTCTTCGCTACCTGGAACACCTGTGCCTGGTGCTGGAGCAGATGGCGAGGCTGCAGCAGCTCTGCCTGCAGCTGCAGACTCAGAGGGCCCCTGGG GATCGTAAAGAGGAGGAGCCGGCCCTGGCGCCTTCACCTCCACCCTCTCACGCCCCGGGCAGTGAGGTACACGGGCGGTGGGAGCGGCTCAGCCAGACAGAGGAGACAG GAGCAAGCACAGCTTCACCCCCAAAGGTAGGGGTGCCCAGCGCCAGCCCTTCCAGGCTGTCAGAGGCCCTGGCAGAGCCAGCTCACACCTTTCCatcctcccaggggcacagg CGGGATCTCTCCCACTGGAACAAGGTCAAGGTCCTGCTCAACCGGATCCGGTGGAGGAGCCCTCGACCTGCTGAAGCCGCTGCCCCTCCTGATGGCTCTGCCCCCAG GATTGCATCAAGGGACCTCCCTGAAAGGCCTCCAGGCCAAACCCTCCGGAAGACCTTTATGCCATCATTAGTGGTTAAGAAGCAACGAGCAAAAAACCTTACTGTATGCTGA